The Bradyrhizobium sp. WSM471 genome includes the window TGTCGGATCGTGGCGTTTCGGGCAGGGCCGTGCCTGCGGGCGCCGATGCCTTCGTCTATGCCGAGCGCGGCGTCTACCGCTCCAGCGAGACCGTCTATCTGACCGCGCTGTTGCGCGACGGGCAGGGCAATGCCGTCACCGGCGGGCCGATGACGCTGGTGATCGAGCGCCCCGATGGCGTCGAATACCGCCGCGCCGTGCTGGCCGACCAGGGCGCCGGCGGGCGCACCTTGTCCGTGCCGCTCAACTCGGCCGTCCCGACCGGTACCTGGCGGGTGCGCGCCTTCACCGATCCGAAGGGCTCTTCGGTCGGCGAGACCACCTTCATGGTCGAGGACTACGTCCCTGATCGGATCGAATTCGACTTGTCCGCCAAGGACAAGCTGATCAAAGCTAACGCTCCAGTGGAGCTTAAGGCGGACGGCCATTTCCTCTATGGCGCGCCGGCCTCGGGGCTGGCGCTCGAAGGCGACATGCTGGTCGCGCCCGCGTCCGAGCGACCGGGTTTCGCCGGTTACCAGTTCGGCGTCGCCGACGAGGAGACCACCTCAAACGAGCGCACGCCGCTGGAAAACCTGCCGGAAGCTGACGCCAATGGCGTTGCGACCTTCCCGGTCACGCTCGACAAGCAGCCGGCCTCGACGCGGCCGCAGGAGGCGCAAATCTTCGTCCGCATGGTCGAGACTGGCGGCCGTGCCGTGGAGCGTAAGATCGTGCTGCCGGTCGCGCCTGCTGCCGCCATGATCGGTATCAAGCCGCTGTTCGGCGACAAGAACGTCGCCGAGGGTGACAAGGCCGAGTTCGATGTCGTGTTCGTCTCGCCCGAGGGTGAGAGGCTTCGCCGCGACGGCCTGCGCTACGAGCTCCTGAAGATGGAGTCGCGCTACCAATGGTATCGCCAGAGCAATTACTGGGAGTACGAGCCGGTCAAATCGACCTCGCGCGTCTCTGACGGCGACGTGACCGTCGCCGCGGACAAGCCGTCGCGGATTTCGTTGACCCCAAAGCCCGGCCGCTACCGGTTGGACGTGAAGTCGAACGACGCCGACGGACCCGTGACCTCGGTACAGTTCGACGTCGGCTGGTATTCCGACGGCAGCGCCGACACGCCGGACCTTCTGGAGACATCGATCGACAAGCCGCAATACGCCTCGGGCGACACCATGACCGTGTCGGTCAACGTCCGCAGCGCCGGCAAGCTGACCGTCAACGTGCTCGGCGATCGCCTGCTGACGACGCAGACCATCGACGTCAAGGAAGGCACCGCGCAGGTGAAGTTCCCGGTCGGCAAGGACTGGGGCACCGGCGCCTATGTGGTGGCGACGCTGCGCCGGCCGCTCGATGCGACCGCGCAACGCATGCCGGGCCGGGCCATCGGACTCAAATGGTTCGGTATCGACAAGCAGACCCGCACGCTCCAGGTGAAGCTGACGCCGCCGGCACTGATCCGGCCGAATGCAATGTTGAAGATCCCGGTCAAGCTGGACGGGCTCAATCCGGGCGAGGACGCCAAGATCGTGATCGCCGCGGTCGATGTCGGCATCCTCAACCTCACCAATTACAAACCGCCGGCACCGGACGACTACTATCTCGGTCAGCGCCGCCTGAGCGCGGAGATCCGCGATCTCTATGGGCAACTGATCGACGGCATGTCGGGCACGCGCGGGCAGATCAAGTCCGGCGGCGACGCCGGTGCCGCCGAGCTCCAGGGCTCGCCGCCCGCGCAAAAGCCGCTCGCGCTCTATTCGGGCATCGTCACCGTTGCCGCCGACGGCACAGCGGAAGTGAGCTTCGACATTCCGGAGTTCGCCGGCACCGCGCGCGTCATGGCGGTGGCGTGGACCGCGACCAAGCTCGGCCGCGCCAACACCGACGTCGTGATCCGCGATCCCGTGGTCCTGACCACAACCCTGCCGCGCTTCCTGCTCAATGGGGACCACGGCACGGTCAATCTCGAGATCGACAATGTCGAGGGCCAGGCCGGCGATTACGTCATCAATGTGAAGACGGGCGGGCCGGTGAAGATGTCCGGCAATCCCGCGACCACGGTCAAGCTCGCCGCCAAGCAGCGCAATTCGTTCACGCTCGCCATCGACGCGACGGCGGCGGGGCAGGCGACGCTCGACGTCGACATCAGGGGGCCGAACGGCCTGGCGCTGGCGCGCCATTATGCGCTCGACGTCAAGGCGGCGACGCAAGTCCTGGCGCGACGCTCGATCCGGACGCTCGCGAAGGGTGAGAGCCTGACGTTGACCTCGGATATGTTCGCCGATCTCGTGCCGGGCACCGGTAGCGTCTCGGTCTCGGCCAGCCTGTCGACTGCGCTCGATGCGGCGACGATCCTCAAAGCGCTCGACCGCTATCCCTATGGCTGCTCGGAGCAGATCACCAGCCGCGCCATGCCGCTGCTCTATGTCAACGATCTCGCGGCCGGCGCGCATCTGGCCATGGACACCGAGGTCGACCAGCGCATCCGCGACGCCATCGAGCGGCTCTTGGCGCGCCAAGGCTCGAACGGCTCGTTCGGCCTGTGGTCGGCAGGCGGTGACGACGCCTGGCTCGACGCGTATGTGACGGACTTCCTGACCCGCGCCCGCGAAAAGGGATTTGTGGTGCCGGATGTGCTGTTCAAGACCGCGCTGGATCGTATCCGCAACTCCGTCGTCAACGGCAACGAGCCGGAGAAGGACGGCGGCCGCGATCTTGCTTACGGCCTCTACGTGCTCGCGCGGAACGGCGCGGCGCCGATCGGCGACCTCCGCTATCTCGCCGACACCAAGCTCTCCAACCTCGCAACTCCCATCGCGAAGTCGCAGCTCGCGGCCGCGCTCGCGCTGGTCGGTGACCGCAACCGCGCGGAGCGGGTCTACGGCGCAGCGCTCGACAGTCTTGCGCCAAAACCCGTGCTGGAGTTCGGCCGCACCGACTACGGTTCGCAGCTCCGAGATGCCGCAGCGCTGGTGTCGCTTGCCAGCGAAGGCAATGCGCCGAAGGCGACGCTGACGCAGGCGGTGTCGCGGGTCGAGACCGCGCGCGGGCTGACGCCCTACACCTCCACGCAGGAGAATGCCTGGCTGGTGCTGGCGGCGCGCGCGCTCGCCAAGGAGAACCTGTCGATGGAGGTCGACGGCCAGCCGGTCAAGACCGCGCTGTACCGCAGCTACAAGGCCGCGACCCTGGAGGGCAAGCCGTTGAAGATCACCAACACCGGCGATGCGCCGGTGCAGGCGGTGGTCTCGGTGTCGGGCTCGCCGGTGACGCCGGAGCCCGCGGCATCGAACGGCTTCAAGATCGAGCGCAGTTTCTTCACGCTCGACGGCAAGCCCGCCGATATCGGCAAGGTCAAGCAGAACGACCGGTTCGCCGTGGTGCTGAAGATCACCGAGGCCAAGCCCGAATACGGCCACATCATGGTGTCCGACTATCTGCCGGCCGGCCTGGAGATCGACAATCCAAAACTGGTGTCGTCGGGCGACAGCGGCACGCTGGGCTGGATCGAGGATGGCGAAGAGCCTGAGGATACCGAGTTCCGCGACGACCGCTTCACGGCGGCCGTCGACCGGGCCTCGGATTCCAAGGCGGTCTTCACGGTGGCCTATGTCGTGCGTGTGGTCTCGCCCGGCAAATACGTGCTGCCGCAGGCCTATGTCGAGGACATGTACAATCCCTCGCGCTACGGCCGCACCGGGACGGGCACGGTTGAGGTGCGGGCGGCGAAGTGAGTAGTCATGGGATGAGCGACAAGGAGCCACATGCTCCGCCGTCATGCCCGGGCAAAAGCGCGAAGCGCGTCTTCGCTCAGATGTCCCGGGCATCCACGGACTTTGGTGCGAGAGGCAAGAACGTGGATGGCCGGGACAAGCCGGGCCATGACGGAGCAAGGGGCGGGGGCCTGCATGTCCTCCGCGCGCTCGCACTCTCGCTCATCCTCGCTATCGTCGGCTTCGTCGCCTGGGTTTACTCCCTCGGTCCGCTGCCTTTCGACGAAGCCCGCCAGGTCTCCACCACCGTCGTCGATCGCAACGGCAAGCTGCTGCGCGCCTATGCGATGGCGGATGGACGCTGGCGGCTGCCGGTCGAGACAAAAACGAACGTCGATCCGACCTATCTGAAGCTGCTGCTCGCCTATGAGGACCAGCGCTTTTACGCACACGACGGCATCGACCCGCTGGCGCTGGGGCGCGCCGCGTTTCAGATTGGGACGCGCGGCCACATTGTCTCGGGCGGCTCGACCATCTCGATGCAGCTCGCGCGGCTGATGGAGCCGCGGCGGCAGCGCTCGCTCTATGCAAAGTTGCGGCAGATCGTGCGTGCGATCGAGATCGAGCG containing:
- a CDS encoding alpha-2-macroglobulin, with product MIGLVRAVALCATLAFGLSVAQAADKAFKRDDLADSAIKLEAQIKGEAGPVAKSGASLRTDADAAFRRNDYRTGLSVLGQIAATTPEDAGNWLRLAKVIFQISPKSSSEQTFLLERASTAAYIAYQRAGNAGEEADALAVLGKSLSERKLWRPALDALRLSLDMREVADVRGQYEKMRDEHGFRLLDYTVDSDSASPRACFQFSEELAKRTDFAPYLALAGQDKPALSAEGKQLCVDGLKHGERYNINLRAGLPSTVKEGLPKSAEFNVYVRDRKPFVRFTSRAYVLPRTGQRGIPVVSVNTPAVNINVFRIGDRNLINTVVDSDFQKTLSKYQLSDLGGERGVKVWTGELATAMTLNQDVTTAFPVDQALGELQPGVYVMTAAAKGPGSDDDYQLATQWFIVSDLGVTAYSGNDGIHVFVNSLASTDPVGKAEVRLVARNNEILATRKTDESGHLLFEAGLARGEGGLSPAMLTVTGEKADYAFLSLKSSAFDLSDRGVSGRAVPAGADAFVYAERGVYRSSETVYLTALLRDGQGNAVTGGPMTLVIERPDGVEYRRAVLADQGAGGRTLSVPLNSAVPTGTWRVRAFTDPKGSSVGETTFMVEDYVPDRIEFDLSAKDKLIKANAPVELKADGHFLYGAPASGLALEGDMLVAPASERPGFAGYQFGVADEETTSNERTPLENLPEADANGVATFPVTLDKQPASTRPQEAQIFVRMVETGGRAVERKIVLPVAPAAAMIGIKPLFGDKNVAEGDKAEFDVVFVSPEGERLRRDGLRYELLKMESRYQWYRQSNYWEYEPVKSTSRVSDGDVTVAADKPSRISLTPKPGRYRLDVKSNDADGPVTSVQFDVGWYSDGSADTPDLLETSIDKPQYASGDTMTVSVNVRSAGKLTVNVLGDRLLTTQTIDVKEGTAQVKFPVGKDWGTGAYVVATLRRPLDATAQRMPGRAIGLKWFGIDKQTRTLQVKLTPPALIRPNAMLKIPVKLDGLNPGEDAKIVIAAVDVGILNLTNYKPPAPDDYYLGQRRLSAEIRDLYGQLIDGMSGTRGQIKSGGDAGAAELQGSPPAQKPLALYSGIVTVAADGTAEVSFDIPEFAGTARVMAVAWTATKLGRANTDVVIRDPVVLTTTLPRFLLNGDHGTVNLEIDNVEGQAGDYVINVKTGGPVKMSGNPATTVKLAAKQRNSFTLAIDATAAGQATLDVDIRGPNGLALARHYALDVKAATQVLARRSIRTLAKGESLTLTSDMFADLVPGTGSVSVSASLSTALDAATILKALDRYPYGCSEQITSRAMPLLYVNDLAAGAHLAMDTEVDQRIRDAIERLLARQGSNGSFGLWSAGGDDAWLDAYVTDFLTRAREKGFVVPDVLFKTALDRIRNSVVNGNEPEKDGGRDLAYGLYVLARNGAAPIGDLRYLADTKLSNLATPIAKSQLAAALALVGDRNRAERVYGAALDSLAPKPVLEFGRTDYGSQLRDAAALVSLASEGNAPKATLTQAVSRVETARGLTPYTSTQENAWLVLAARALAKENLSMEVDGQPVKTALYRSYKAATLEGKPLKITNTGDAPVQAVVSVSGSPVTPEPAASNGFKIERSFFTLDGKPADIGKVKQNDRFAVVLKITEAKPEYGHIMVSDYLPAGLEIDNPKLVSSGDSGTLGWIEDGEEPEDTEFRDDRFTAAVDRASDSKAVFTVAYVVRVVSPGKYVLPQAYVEDMYNPSRYGRTGTGTVEVRAAK